One Mycobacterium paraseoulense genomic window, GGCTGGCGCGCCGTTGCCACCGGGGAGCCCACTTCCGAAGCGCTGCTGCTGTTTTCCGCGCTCGAGCTGCTACATGCCTGCGCGCTGGTGCATGACGACGTGATCGACGACTCCTCCACCCGCCGAGGCCGGCCGACCGCTCATGTCCAGTTCGCCGAGTTGCACCGCAACCGGCAATGGCGCGGCTCGGCGGAGCGGTTCGGCATGTCGGCCGCGATCCTGCTCGGTGACCTCGCGCTGTCCTGGGCCGACGACATCGTCTTCCGCGCCGACCTGTCCCCCGACGCCGCGCGGCGGGTCCAGCGGGTGTGGGCCGAAATCCGCACCGAAGTGCTGGGCGGTCAATACCTGGACATCGTCGCCGAAGCCAGCGCCGCCGAGTCGATCGCGTCCGCGATGAACGTCGACACCTACAAGACCGCCTGTTACACCGTGTCGCGACCGCTGCAATTGGGGGCGGCCGCCGCCGCCGACCGTCCCGACGTGCACGACGTCTTCGGCCGGTTCGGGGTGGACCTCGGGGTGGCGTTTCAGCTCCGCGACGACGTGCTGGGCGTGTTCGGGGATCCGGCGGTGACCGGCAAGCCGTCGGGGGACGATCTGCGCTCGGGCAAGCGCACCGTGCTGCTGGCCGAGGCGGTGGAACTGGCGGATAAGTCGGACCCGTTGGCCGCCAAGCTGATACGTGATTCGATCGGGGCGCAGCTGACCGACGCCGAGGTG contains:
- the idsA2 gene encoding bifunctional (2E,6E)-farnesyl/geranyl diphosphate synthase, producing MTGAITDRLRRYLHDRRADTAYIGGDYQVLVAALEEFVLNGGKRLRPAFAYWGWRAVATGEPTSEALLLFSALELLHACALVHDDVIDDSSTRRGRPTAHVQFAELHRNRQWRGSAERFGMSAAILLGDLALSWADDIVFRADLSPDAARRVQRVWAEIRTEVLGGQYLDIVAEASAAESIASAMNVDTYKTACYTVSRPLQLGAAAAADRPDVHDVFGRFGVDLGVAFQLRDDVLGVFGDPAVTGKPSGDDLRSGKRTVLLAEAVELADKSDPLAAKLIRDSIGAQLTDAEVDRLRGVIESVGALAAAERRIAELTQRALAALASAPIDAAAKEGLSELARMATDRSA